In Lates calcarifer isolate ASB-BC8 linkage group LG21, TLL_Latcal_v3, whole genome shotgun sequence, a single window of DNA contains:
- the serpinh1b gene encoding LOW QUALITY PROTEIN: serpin H1b (The sequence of the model RefSeq protein was modified relative to this genomic sequence to represent the inferred CDS: deleted 1 base in 1 codon) has translation MSASNWRHSQASVWAEPTLPCLYSFTFQLLQLLLETDRMWMTKVVALCLLALVASAEDKKLSSHATTLADNSANLAFSLYHNMAKEKDTENILISPVVVASSLGMVALGGKASTASQVKTVLNADKLKDEHLHAGLSELLSEVSNAKTRNTTWKINNRLYGPSSVSFADEFVKNSKKHYNYDHSKINFRDKRSAVNSINEWAAKSTDGKLPEITKDVQNPDGAMIVNAMFFKPHWDEKFHDKMVDTRGFLVTRSFTIGVPMMHRTGLYDFYEDTENRIFLLNMPLGQKQASMILIMPYHLEPLDRLEKLLTRKQVDTWLSKMENRAVAISLPKISVEVSHNLQKHLAELGLTEAVDKAKADLSNISGKKDLYLSNVFHASALELDVAGNPYDTSIFGTEKLRNPKLFYVDHPFIFLVKDNKTNSILYIGRVVRPKGDKMRDEL, from the exons ATGTCTGCCTCAAACTGGAGGCATTCCCAAGCTTCTGTGTGGGCTGAGCCAACCCTGCCCTGCCTCTACAGCTTCACATTCCA GCTACTACAGCTGCttctggagacagacaggatgtGGATGACAAAAGTTGTAGCTCTTTGTCTGCTGGCCCTCGTGGCCTCTGCAGAGGACAAGAAGCTGAGCAGCCATGCCACCACGCTGGCTGACAACAGTGCTAACCTGGCTTTTAG CCTCTACCACAACATGGCAAAGGAAAAGGACACTGAAAACATCCTCATCTCT CCTGTGGTTGTGGCCTCCTCTCTGGGAATGGTTGCTCTTGGTGGAAAGGCCTCCACTGCCTCCCAGGTCAAAACTGTCCTCAATGCTGACAAACTGAAGGATGAGCATCTGCATGCTGGGCTGtctgagctgctctctgag GTGAGCAATGCCAAAACACGCAACACCACCTGGAAGATCAACAACCGCCTCTATGGCCCCAGCTCTGTCTCATTTGCTGATGAATTTGTgaaaaacagcaagaaacacTACAACTATGACCATTCAAAAATAAACTTCAGGGACAAGAGGAGCGCTGTGAACTCCATCAATGAATGGGCAGCAAAGTCAACAGACGGAAAGCTGCCTGAGATCACCAAAGACGTGCAGAACCCGGATGGAGCCATGATTGTCAACGCCATGTTCTTCAAGC CTCATTGGGATGAGAAGTTCCACGATAAAATGGTGGATACCCGTGGTTTCCTAGTCACTCGCTCATTCACTATTGGAGTTCCCATGATGCATCGTACAG GTCTGTATGACTTCTACGAGGACACAGAGAACCGTATCTTTCTGCTGAACATGCCTCTGGGCCAGAAGCAGGCCTCCATGATCCTCATCATGCCCTACCACCTGGAGCCCCTGGATCGCCTGGAGAAACTCCTGACCAGGAAGCAGGTGGACACTTGGCTCAGCAAGATGGAGAACAGAGCTGTGGCCATCTCTCTGCCTAAGATCTCTGTGGAAGTCAGCCACAATCTGCAG AAACACCTGGCTGAGCTCGGCTTGACTGAGGCCGTGGACAAAGCAAAGGCTGACCTGTCCAACATCTCTGGAAAGAAGGACCTCTACCTCTCCAATGTCTTCCACGCTTCGGCCCTGGAGCTGGACGTTGCGGGGAATCCATACGACACCAGCATCTTTGGCACTGAGAAGCTGAGGAACCCCAAACTTTTCTATGTAGACCACCCCTTCATTTTCCTAGTGAAGGACAACAAGACCAACTCCATCCTTTACATCGGCAGAGTGGTTAGACCTAAAGGAGATAAAATGCGTGATGAGCtataa
- the gucy2f gene encoding retinal guanylyl cyclase 2 codes for MQQLPPNFRGALWESNHPCIPIIKSRPTLTALPFYNFLLWVLLGVLTFPCCVRCLIFKVGVLGPWNCDPVYYRAQPAAAARLAVNRINGDLNLDLGLKMDFVILQEPCETSKALTAFIYYEQMADAFLGPTNPGYCIAASLLGKNWDKAIFSFGCLNLELDRATGYPTFARTVPFSAEVLFTLLKHFRWANVVVVSSNEDIWVDTAGRVGTALRNKGLPVSLVTPIGINETEVESTLRKIQAAGEVRVIIMCMHSVLIGGEQQAIFLLKAQEMGLTSGKYVFVPYDTLHYSVPYTNVTYKPLQNNSRLKEAYDAVLTVTIASEPLSFNEAFTAAQRNGELAIAVQAEQVNPLFGTIYNSIYLLAHSINNARRARTQLSASNLAYFTRNTVFTGFNQKIQVDEAGNVKTNYVVLDTDNTRGQLYQTYSVDLISGVLRFAGRSINFPGGSPPPSDSNCWFEKNAVCTGGKTFHFGMCTHSCLCKTIKLISLSFLNLFDRRRLQQIQLVKGPNRIVLTLEDLTFINPQLSRKVSIISVSYESKSALEEKSADRSHSVNSMQTATHETTNVAVYEGDWVWLKKFEEGQFKEVKQSTTKIFTKMKDLRNENVNPFLGFFSDCSMFAVVTEHCSRGSLQDLLRNEDVKLDWMFKSSLLLDLIKGMKYLHHKDFPHGRLKSRNCVVDGRFVLKITDYGFNELLDSQKAPIEEPPPEDLFWTAPEFLRDLSSSRKGTFKGDVYSFSIILQEVVVRGPPYCMLGLPPEEIIRKVKKPPPMCRPTVAPDQAPLECIQLMKQCWSELPDRRPSFDEIFDRFKIINKGKKTNIIDSMLRMLEQYSSNLEDLIRERTEELEVEKQRTEKLLSEMLPPSVAEALKTGATVEPEYFDQVTIYFSDIVGFTTISSLSDPIEVVDLLNDLYTLFDAVLSSHDVYKVETIGDAYMVASGLPKRNGNKHAAEIANMSLNILSSVGTFHMRHMPDVPVRIRIGIHSGPCVAGVVGLTMPRYCLFGDTVNTASRMESTGLPYRIHVNLSTVKILHSLNEGYKIEVRGKTELKGKGIEETYWLVGKTNFTKPLPKPPEIKPGENNHGLNPEDIAAYRRKKAEKKA; via the exons ATGCAACAGCTTCCTCCAAATTTCAGAGGGGCGCTATGGGAGTCCAACCATCCATGTATTCCCATCATTAAAAGCAGACCAACTCTAACCGCACTGCCCTTCTATAACTTTCTGTTATGGGTCCTGCTCGGAGTGTTGACGTTCCCGTGTTGTGTCCGATGTTTAATATTCAAAGTGGGGGTCTTGGGGCCTTGGAACTGCGACCCTGTGTACTACAGGGCCCAGCCCGCTGCGGCCGCCAGGCTTGCTGTAAACAGGATTAACGGAGACCTGAACCTGGATCTGGGCCTGAAAATGGACTTTGTCATCCTCCAGGAGCCGTGCGAAACCTCCAAAGCTCTCACCGCCTTTATTTACTATGAGCAAATGGCGGATGCGTTTCTGGGACCCACCAACCCCGGATACTGTATTGCAGCCTCTCTCTTGGGCAAGAACTGGGATAAGGCCATCTTCTCCTTCGGCTGTCTTAACCTCGAGCTGGACCGCGCCACGGGATACCCGACCTTCGCCAGGACGGTGCCGTTTTCCGCTGAGGTGTTGTTCACCCTGTTGAAACACTTTAGGTGGGCGAATGTTGTGGTGGTCTCATCCAACGAGGATATTTGGGTGGATACTGCTGGGAGAGTGGGCACTGCTCTGAGGAATAAGGGGCTTCCCGTTAGCCTGGTGACACCCATCGGTATAAACGAGACAGAGGTTGAGAGCACACTGAGGAAGATCCAGGCTgcaggagaggtcagag ttATAATCATGTGCATGCACTCAGTCCTGATTGGAGGAGAGCAACAGGCCATCTTCCTTCTCAAAGCACAGGAAATGGGCCTGACATCAGGGAAATATGTGTTTGTTCCCTATGACACTCTCCACTACAGTGTGCCCTACACCAATGTCACCTACAAACCgctgcaaaacaacagcaggctGAAGGAGGCCTACGATGCTGTGCTCACTGTAACCATTGCCTCTGAGCCTTTGTCCTTCAATGAGGCGTTCACTGCAGCCCAGAGGAATGGGGAACTGGCAATAGCGGTGCAGGCAGAGCAG GTTAACCCACTATTTGGGACCATCTATAACAGCATCTACCTCCTGGCCCATTCAATCAACAATGCCAGGAGAGCAAGAACGCAGCTGTCAGCCTCGAACCTGGCCTACTTCACAAGGAACACAGTCTTCACCGGTTTCAATCAGAAGATCCAGGTGGACGAAGCTGGGAATGTCAAGACCAACTATGTAGTCCTGGACACTGATAACACTAGAGGTCAGCTGTACCAGACTTATTCAGTGGATCTAATATCTGGAGTGCTTCGTTTTGCTGGGAGGTCCATTAATTTTCCAGGAGGATCCCCTCCACCATCTGATTCCAACTGCTGGTTTGAAAAGAACGCCGTCTGCACCGGAggtaaaacatttcattttggcATGTGTAcacattcatgtttgtgt aaaacaataaaactgatttcCTTATCATTTCTAAATCTCTTTGACAGGCGGCGACTCCAACAAATCCAGCTGGTCAAAGGTCCCAATCGGATTGTGTTGACATTAGAGGATCTCACTTTTATCAACCCACAGCTTAGCAGAAAGGTAAGCATCATTTCTGTATCATA CGAGTCCAAGAGCGCTCTGGAGGAGAAATCTGCAGACCGCTCCCACTCTGTAAACAGCATGCAGACAGCAACTCATGAGACCACCAATGTAGCTGTGTATGAG GGTGACTGGGTTTGGCTGAAGAAATTTGAGGAGGGGCAGTTCAAGGAGGTGAAGCAGAGCACCACAAAGATTTTCACAAAG ATGAAGGACCTGAGAAACGAGAACGTCAATCCATTCCTGGGCTTCTTTTCGGACTGCTCAATGTTTGCGGTGGTGACAGAGCACTGTTCCCGGGGCAGTCTGCAGGACTTGCTTAGGAATGAGGATGTTAAATTAGACTGGATGTTCAAGTCCTCACTTCTGCTCGACCTCATCAAG GGTATGAAATACCTTCACCACAAAGATTTCCCCCACGGCAGACTAAAATCTCGTAACTGTGTGGTAGATGGGCGTTTCGTCCTCAAGATCACTGACTATGGTTTCAATGAGCTCCTGGACTCCCAGAAAGCTCCAATAGAAGAACCTCCACCTGAAG ATCTATTTTGGACAGCTCCAGAGTTCCTGAGGGACCTTTCAAGCTCACGTAAAGGGACCTTCAAAGGAGATGTGTACAGCTTTTCCATTATCCTCCAAGAGGTGGTGGTCAGAGGGCCGCCATACTGCATGCTGGGTCTACCACCTGAAG AGATCATCCGTAAGGTGAAGAAGCCCCCTCCAATGTGCCGCCCCACTGTGGCCCCAGACCAGGCTCCACTGGAGTGTATCCAGCTGATGAAGCAGTGCTGGAGCGAACTGCCCGACCGCAGACCGTCCTTTGATGAGATCTTTGACAGG TTCAAGATCATCAACAAGGGTAAAAAGACCAACATCATTGACTCCATGCTGAGAATGCTGGAGCAGTACAGCTCTAACTTGGAGGACCTCAttagagagagaacagaggagctggaggtggaaaagcagagaacagaaaaacTCCTGTCTGAGATGCTCCCACC TTCTGTGGCTGAGGCTCTGAAGACCGGTGCCACAGTAGAGCCAGAGTACTTTGACCAGGTGACAATTTACTTCAGCGACATTGTAGGTTTTACCACCATCTCCTCGCTCAGTGATCCCATCGAGGTGGTCGACCTTCTCAATGACCTCTACACTCTGTTTGACGCCGTGCTCAGTAGCCACGATGTGTACAAG GTGGAGACCATTGGTGATGCTTACATGGTAGCATCAGGTCTGCCAAAGAGAAATGGGAACAAGCACGCGGCTGAGATCGCCAACATGTCGCTGAACATCCTCAGCTCTGTGGGTACCTTCCATATGCGGCACATGCCAGATGTGCCCGTCAGGATACGAATAGGAATCCACTCAG GGCCCTGTGTTGCTGGGGTGGTAGGCCTGACCATGCCTCGGTACTGCCTTTTTGGAGACACTGTCAACACTGCCTCTCGTATGGAATCCACTGGGCTGC ctTATAGAATCCATGTGAACTTGAGCACTGTGAAGATCCTCCATTCTCTTAATGAGGGTTATAAAATAGAAGTCAGAGGCAAGACAGAGTTAAAG GGTAAAGGTATTGAAGAGACATACTGGCTCGTGGGGAAAACAAACTTTACAAAGCCTTTGCCAAAACCACCAGAGATCAAACCAGG GGAAAACAATCACGGGCTGAACCCTGAGGATATAGCTGCATACAGGAGAAAGAAAGCTGAGAAAAAGGCTTGA